A stretch of the Hydra vulgaris chromosome 09, alternate assembly HydraT2T_AEP genome encodes the following:
- the LOC136085172 gene encoding tigger transposable element-derived protein 4-like has protein sequence MTGDLFTEWVMKLDSFFRAQDKKVALLVDNCSAHPHIEGLSNISLIFFPPNTTSVLQPMDQGVIRSLKAHYRHKIVRLCIKAVENNEPMPKISILQAMKDLVSSWNAVSKENVINCFKKAGISKTNKSIEEADDDDSFNFLTEELNRLRELDPRAVQEDLLAESYIGLDCNVVTTGSLATDAEIIAQILDPNFENDDNEVEDSVDEAIDVEAPPRPSDIQLEIAFETIQNASLYSSKYGNEIQSLALKLEDLMKMEKMDNLKQYQITDFFQKL, from the coding sequence ATGACCGGAGACCTTTTTACAGAATGGGTAATGAAACTTGACTCATTTTTTCGTGCTCAAGACAAGAAAGTAGCACTCCTGGTGGATAACTGTTCTGCCCACCCACACATTGAAGGGCTAAGCAACATCAGCCTAATATTTTTCCCCCCTAACACCACATCTGTCCTTCAGCCCATGGATCAAGGCGTAATACGAAGTCTTAAAGCTCATTATCGTCACAAAATTGTGCGTTTGTGTATCAAGGCTGTCGAAAATAACGAACCCATGCCAAAAATTTCTATACTTCAAGCAATGAAAGATCTTGTTTCTTCGTGGAATGCTGTGTCGAAGGAGAATGTCatcaactgctttaaaaaagctggtatcagcaaaacaaacaaGAGTATTGAAGaagctgatgatgatgattcttttaattttttgacagAAGAACTTAACCGTTTGCGAGAGTTAGATCCTCGTGCCGTCCAAGAAGATCTCTTAGCGGAATCTTACATTGGTTTAGATTGCAATGTAGTAACCACCGGTTCACTTGCTACTGATGCTGAAATCATTGCTCAGATTTTAGACCCTAATTTTGAAAACGACGATAATGAAGTTGAAGATAGCGTCGACGAAGCTATTGACGTCGAAGCCCCGCCACGCCCATCTGATATTCAATTAGAAATTGCTTTTGAAACAATTCAAAATGCTTCGCTATACAGCTCAAAATACGGAAATGAAATACAATCCCTAGCACTAAAACTTGAGGATTTAATGAAGATGGAAAAGATGgataatttaaagcaatatcagataacagattttttccaaaagttgtag